The Episyrphus balteatus chromosome 4, idEpiBalt1.1, whole genome shotgun sequence genome includes a window with the following:
- the LOC129919009 gene encoding huntingtin-interacting protein 1: MSLNDKVFFQLSISVSKALNPMETPLKLKHARSAIISTHRTKETKSFWAVVTKQPLMENRFTAWKFCHLVHKVLREGHPSALKHSRSHKQMIHEMGKLWGHLQDGVGNCIQSYTKLIVTKLDFHDKNPNFPGSLVIDFKDLERVAGDDINFYFQLGVEIFDYLDDIIALQAKVFTSINTYRMSSMTPQGQCRLAPLIPLIQDSNPLYDLSVRLMFKLHANLPNDILTGHRDRFRTVFNQLKTFYDAVRPLQYFADLIQVPHLPTHAPNFSSSVDFGSYVPPVVVVPPEPEPVVDNLVDVSVDQMQNNRQDTPETPQQIDFERLLQDREEFIRELQFEIERLRNCVKTMTITQRDELNNLEEQISRLNSELANANEELVTMRILKDDLELKLQTAPILEQKATAEQERANITEEKFTKLKNMYTQIREEHINLLRQHAEASKQLNTIKKQNVELVAEKELIKVQLDEFAEKQIEHEQILNKTTELENQTKDHSVKYENLCEEHEKLQRRFDDLQVDKSAEIAELKEKSHLLEIQIAQAKSDANASLETIHHELSSSRDQCVQLTEQLKCSIEEKNNIEMQLQQANSEFKTKNETLNIEIQNLTLMKDELQLSHATLEEKTKELENDLKQKIQQLENSIQENSIKNDEEMKASKLHFETELEEKKAKVIEVEKEVLRKNEDLMTIKSNLERLSEEKTSMECDLQDLLHQQAELESKYKKSLETIASLQSCISTTKIHGESALRALLEACIRSSEKLAIRAYTEKEFSNVAGTSTYFMMLAEELQNTLNELQIVYEKYAGDNSAVEGFSRKIVLTGHLLSIIQIQGMTVCNTSADIEAGEEICKKLKTLDTDINAMFQTLLQLSEPSVVLPKIVALKEKLTSITGMIHDLSTKSDATGQLGDLVESELATMDKAIEEAASKIVELLSSSRASDSGIKLEVNERILDACTNLMQSIRLLVQRAKSLQAEIVVLGKGTASAKEFYKRNNQWSEGLISASKSVATGANLLVEAANKAVSGEAKHHLDIIVAAQEIAACTAQLVVASRVKAPRNSQKLTDLSNASRNVTQATGTVVATAKDCSQHLEDSKDFDLSKLTVHQAKTFEMEIQVKVLELEQALQTERLRLAAFRRKNYRNDCD; this comes from the exons ATGTCACTAAACGACAAAGTATTCTTTCAATTg TCAATTAGTGTAAGCAAAGCTCTTAATCCAATGGAAACACCACTTAAACTCAAACACGCCAGATCGGCTATAATATCAACTCACCGAACCAAAGAGACAAAATCATTTTGGGCTGTTGTGACCAAACAACCATTGATGGAAAATCGATTTACAGCATGGAAATTTTGCCATCTAGTACACAAAGTATTGCGTGAAGGTCATCCAAGTGCACTTAAACATTCGCGCAGTCATAAACAAATGATACACGAAATGGGTAAACTTTGGGGTCATTTGCAAGATGGAGTTGGCAATTGCATACAATCATATACTAAATTGATTGTAACCAAATTGGATTTTCACgataaaaatccaaattttccTGGAAGCTTAGTGATTGATTTTAAGGATCTAGAAAGAGTAGCTGGagatgatattaattttta CTTTCAATTAGgagttgaaatttttgattatctTGATGATATAATTGCATTACAAGCCAAAGTTTTCACATCGATCAACACATATAGAATGTCTTCGATGACCCCACAAGGTCAATGTCGCCTAGCACCATTAATACCGCTCATACAAGACTCCAATCCTCTCTATGATCTATCAGTTCGTCTTATGTTTAAATTACACGCTAACTTACCAAATGATATTTTAACTGGACACCGTGATCGTTTTCGAACAGTTTTCAATCAATTAAAAACATTCTATGATGCCGTCCGTCCGTTGCAGTATTTTGCTGATTTAATACAAGTTCCACATTTGCCGACGCATGCTCCAAATTTCTCATCGAGTGTAGATTTTGGAAGTTATGTACCACCAGTTGTGGTTGTTCCACCCGAACCAGAACCGGTTGTTGATAATCTTGTGGATGTGAGTGTTGATCAGATGCAAAACAATCGACAAGATACACCAGAGACTCCACAACAAATTGATTTCGAACGATTACTACAAGATCGTGAGGAATTTATACGTGAGCTACAATTTGAAATTGAGAGATTGAGAAACTGTGTGAAGACCATGACAATAACTCAACGTGATGAATTAAATAATTTGGAAGAACAAATTTCTAGATTGAATTCAGAATTAGCTAATGCTAATGAGGAGTTGGTAACTATGAGAATTTTAAAAGATGATCTTGAATTGAAGCTCCAAACTGCACCGATTTTAGAAC AGAAAGCAACAGCAGAACAAGAAAGGGCTAATATAACAGAAGAAAAATTCACCAAACTGAAAAATATGTACACGCAGATTCGCGAAGAGCATATTAATTTACTGAGGCAG cATGCAGAAGCATCCAAACAActtaatacaattaaaaaacaaaatgtcgaACTTGTTGCTGAAAAAGAATTAATCAAAGTTCAATTAGATGAATTTGCCGAAAAGCAAATTGAACAcgaacaaattctaaacaaaacTACAGAATTagaaaatcaaacaaaagaCCACAGTGTCAAGTATGAGAATTTATGTGAAGAACATGAAAAACTACAACGCCGATTCGATGATCTACAAGTGGACAAATCTGCTGAAATAGCTGAACTCAAAGAAAAATCTCATTTGTTAGAAATTCAAATTGCCCAAGCTAAATCTGATGCTAATGCTTCTTTGGAGACAATTCATCATGAATTGTCATCGAGTAGAGATCAATGTGTCCAATTAACTGAACAATTGAAATGTTCAATTGAAGAAAAGAATAATATAGAAATGCAATTGCAACAGGCAAATAGtgaatttaaaacaaagaatgaaacattaaacattgaaattcaaaatttgactttaatGAAAGACGAACTTCAGTTATCACATGCGACGTTAGAAGAGAAGACCAAGGAACTTGAAAAtgatcttaaacaaaaaattcaacaacttgaaaattcaatacaagagaATAGTATTAAAAATGACGAAGAAATGAAGGCCTCTAAACTGCACTTTGAAACAGAACTGGAAGAGAAAAAAGCTAAGGTTATAGAAGTAGAAAAAGAAGTTTTACGGAAAAATGAAGATCTTATG ACAATAAAATCGAACTTGGAAAGATTATCCGAAGAAAAAACATCCATGGAATGTGATTTGCAAGATTTACTCCATCAGCAAGCAGAGCTTgagagtaaatataaaaaatcccTAGAAACAATTGCATCACTACAATCATGTATATCAACTACAAAAATTCATGGTGAAAGCGCACTTCGTGCTCTCTTAGAAGCTTGCATCAGATCTTCTGAGAAATTAGCAATTCGTGCTTATAcagaaaaagaattttcaaatgtagCTGGAACTTCTACTTATTTCATGATGTTAGCAGAAGAATTACAAAATACATTAAACGAACTTCAAATTGTCTATGAAAAGTATGCAGGTGATAATTCAGCAGTTgaaggattttcgagaaaaattgtCCTAACTGGACATTTATTATCTATCATTCAAATACAAGGAATGACTGTTTGTAATACATCGGCAGATATTGAAGCTGGTGAAG AAATctgcaaaaaacttaaaacattaGATACAGATATTAATGCAATGTTCCAAACACTTCTTCAACTATCAGAACCTTCCGTGGTTCTACCAAAAATAGTTGCtctaaaagaaaaacttacaagtATAACAGGAATGATCCATGATTTAAGTACCAAATCCGATGCTACCGGTCAGTTGGGTGATTTAGTTGAATCTGAATTAGCTACAATGGATAAAGCAATTGAGGAAGCAGCTTCGAAAATAGTCGAACTTTTATCCAGTTCACGAGCATCAGATTCTGGTATCAAATTAGAAGTCAATGAACGTATTTTAGATGCATGTACGAATCTAATGCAAAGTATTCGACTTTTAGTTCAGAGAGCAAAATCATTACAAGCTGAAATTGTTGTACTTGGCAAAG GAACTGCATCAGCCAAAGAATTTTACAAACGAAACAATCAATGGAGTGAAGGTCTAATATCGGCATCAAAAAGTGTAGCAACTGGTGCTAATCTATTGGTTGAAGCTGCCAATAAAGCTGTATCAGGAGAAGCTAAACATCATTTAGATATAATTGTAGCTGCTCAAGAAATAGCAGCTTGTACAGCTCAATTGGTTGTTGCGAGTCGTGTTAAAGCACCACGAAATAGCCAAAAATTAACAGATCTCTCAAATGCATCACGTAATGTTACCCAAGCTACGGGTACTGTTGTTGCTACAGCCAAAGACTGTAGTCAACATTTAGAAGattcaaaagattttgatttaagtAAATTGACAGTACATCAAGCAAAAACATTTGAAATGGAAATTCAAGTTAAAGTATTAGAGCTCGAGCAGGCTTTACAAACTGAACGACTTAGATTAGCTGCATTCCGTAGGAAAAATTATAGAAATGAttgtgattaa
- the LOC129919259 gene encoding uncharacterized protein LOC129919259, translating to MSQSNWTNREQKEVFIKLMEENPQIAKGFSTNRVDTDRFWREAAEKLNSFGPPAKDGATWKKVWADFKSKTKKKLADNEVKRKQSGFNDNNLQALTEFEEAIVRITSLIQSVHGISARVFGINPVEETATASKDVSMNSCLEENLETDAVNESQENLSENY from the exons at GTCACAATCCAATTGGACTAATAGAGAGCAGAAGGAAGTATTCATTAAATTGATGGAAGAAAATCCCCAGATAGCTAAAGGATTTTCAACAAACCGGGTGGATACTGACCGCTTTTGGAGGGAAGCAGCAGAGAAACTAAACAGCTTTGGACCTCCTGCTAAAGATGGCGCAACCTGGAAAAag GTTTGGGCAGATTTcaagtcaaaaacaaaaaagaaactagCAGATAATGAAGTGAAGCGGAAGCAGTCGGGCTTCAATGACAATAATTTACAAGCACTTACTGAATTCGAGGAAGCAATTGTCAGGATTACCTCCCTTATCCAGTCCGTTCATGGCATAAGTGCCAGGGTATTTGGGATAAATCCGGTAGAAGAGACGGCGACAGCTTCTAAGGACGTATCTATGAATTCATGCTTAGAAGAAAATCTGGAAACAGACGCTGTAAATGAAAGCCAAGAAAATTTATctgaaaattattaa
- the LOC129919012 gene encoding phospholipase B1, membrane-associated: MNLIYANAIIIIILIIFWTEDVASQRTSLDEKLGQYYRSFRLIGASIAGPSRQNKNNINDIERVGKTHTISKREFVCNSNTGPPKRSDKPPKSVHRLRPGDIDIIGAMGDSLTAGNGILASNIFHIGVENRGVSWSIGGQGNWQEYLTLPNILKEFNPNLYGYSLSDGLTTDRSSKFNVAELGAMSRDLPFEAKVLVKRLTADKKVNFNDHWKLITILIGNNDFCSDMCYYPNPKLVLKWHEQNMLKTLRFLRDNVPRLMVNIVPAPNLRLLTKLVNMPNECQATLRFECPCLIGKDNDTLNYLESIMLEWIELDEIIANRDEFNTETFTVNIQPFTKFGELPKKSNGGTDFRNLSVDCFHLSQRGQASCANALWNNMLEINGNKTSKWREAFEKVLCPTFERPYLATRSNSRSGS, translated from the exons atgaactTAATTTATGCTAAcgcaataattataattattctgATAATATTTTGGACTGAAGATGTTGCATCACAACGTACCTCCCTAGACGAAAAACTTGGTCAATATTACAGAAGTTTTAGACTAATAGGTGCTTCAATAGCTGGACCATCtcgtcaaaacaaaaacaatattaatgATATTGAAAGAGTTGGg AAAACACACACAATATCGAAACGAGAATTCGTTTGTAACTCAAATACTGGACCACCAAAAAGAAGTGACAAGCCACCAAAGTCAGTGCATCGCTTACGACCAGGCGATATTGATATCATCGGTGCCATGGGTGATTCTTTAACAGCTGGAAATGGAATTTtagcttcaaatatttttcacattGGAGTTGAAAATAGAGGTGTCTCATGGTCAATAGGAGGACAAGGAAATTGGCAAGAATATTTAACTCTCCCAAATATTCTAAAAGAATTCAATCCAAATCTCTATGGTTATTCATTATCGGATGGACTGACAACAGATCGTTCTTCAAA aTTTAATGTTGCCGAATTAGGTGCAATGTCCAGAGATCTACCATTTGAAGCTAAAGTACTTGTTAAACGTTTAACAGCTGATAAAAAAGTCAACTTCAATGATCACTGGAAAttgataacaattttaattggcAACAATGACTTTTGCTCGGATATGTGCTATTATCCTAATCCAAAACTGGTTTTGAAATGGCACGAACAGAATATGCTCAAGACCTTACGATTCCTAAGAGATAATGTACCAAGACTTATGGTTAATATTGTTCCAGCTCCAAATTTAAGATTATTAACAAAATTGGTAAATATGCCAAATGAATGTCAAGCAACTCTACGATTCGAATGTCCATGCTTGATAGGCAAAGACAATGATACTTTAAATTATTTAGAATCAATAATGCTGGAATGGATTGAGTTGGATGAAATTATTGCTAATAGAGATGAATTCAATACTGAG actTTTACGGTTAATATTCaaccatttacaaaatttggcgAACTTCCGAAGAAATCAAATGGCGGTACAGATTTTCGTAATCTATCTGTCGATTGTTTTCATTTAAGCCAAAGAGGACAAGCGTCTT gtGCAAATGCGTTATGGAATAATATGTTGGAAATTAATGGCAATAAGACATCTAAATGGAGAGAAGCATTTGAAAAAGTACTATGTCCAACATTCGAAAGGCCATATCTTGCAACAAGGAGCAATAGCCGGTCTGGTAGTTAG